GACCCATCCGCGCCCTTGGAAAGATGGTTTGGTGCCGAGCCGTCTGCGGCCCGAAATGCCTGCCACGCGTGGCTCTGCACGGTCGATCCCGCAGGCTACAGAGATGCCTACCGCGTCTTCGCGACCGAGGATGGTCCGGCCGAGAGCGCCCTCGCGCAACTCCATTGCCCGGCTTTGTTCCTGACCGGCGCGGACGAGCCGAATTCCACCCCTGCCATGTCGAAACGCATGGCAGAGCTGGCGCCGGATGGGCACGCGGTCACTGTCGACGGGGCGGCGCATATGGCGCCGATGACGCATGCCGCTGAGATCAATCCCATTCTGGAGCAGTTCATTCAGGAGGCCTTGCAATGACGCAGATCGACCCCCGCGCTCTGCGATCGGCGCTCGGAAGCTTCATGACCGGGGTGACCGTTGTGACCGCCCTTCGCAACGACGGCGTTGCTGTCGGGTTCACGGCGAATTCCTTTTCTTCGGTATCGCTCGATCCGCCGCTGGTGCTGGTCTGTCCGGGCAAATTCCTGTCGAGCTTCGACACCTTCGCCAACGCCAGACACTTCGCCATCAATATCCTGGCGGAAGGGCAAGAAGACGTCTCCAACATTTTCGCCAAATCCACAGCGGATCGTTTTGCACAGGTTCCACACCGGTTCGATGCCAATGGCGTGCCGCTTATCGAAGGCGCGGCCGCTCAGTTTTCCTGCACCACGGAACAAGTCGTTCCGGCGGGGGATCATTGCATCCTGATCGGCAGGGTCGACACCTTCGTTCACGCCCGGGATGCGGGGTTGGGCTACGTCAACGGGCGGTATTTCAGCCTTGGGCTAGAGCGCGCCGCATTCGACGAAACAAGCGGCCCGGCGGTCTGCGGTGCAATCATAGAGAGCGGCAGAGACGTGCTGATGGTCCAGACCAAGAATGGTCTGAGGCCGCCCCATTGCGCGCATATGGAGCGTGGCCGCCTGATCAATGATCTGCGCGACACCCTGATCACCGCCGGGATCGAGGCGGACCTGGGCCAAGCCTACTCGGTGTTCGAGAGCAACGCGCCGCGTGTGCAGTACAGCTACTTTTTGGCAACGGGCCATTTGACTGCGCAGGCGCCAGGTATCGTCGCCGTCCCGATTGCGGACCTTACGAAGCAGACGTTCGCGAGCGCGCCCATCGCGCGGATGATGACGCGCTTCGCGCTCGAGCATCAGACGCGCAACTTCTCGCTTTATGTCGGAAGTTCCGAAGAGGGCGCGACCCACCAATATCAGACAGGAAGGTAGCCCATGGACTTCTCGCTTTTTGCGCATATGGAGCGCACGAGTGCCGACCAGGACCAGCGCGCGTTGCGCGGCGATCTGATCGCGCTGGCCAAGATGGCCGATGAGGGCGGCATGCGGGCGATCTGGACCGGCGAGCATCACGGGATGGATTTCACGATCTCGCCCAACCCGTTCATGAGCCTTGTGGACCTAAGCTATCATACCAAAAACCTGCGCCTTGGAACGGGCACCGTGATCGCCCCGTTCTGGCATCCGATCGCCCTTGCCGGGGAGGCGGCGGCAGCCGACCTGATAACCGACGGGCGGATCGAGCTTGGGGTCGCGCGCGGGGCCTATTCCTATGAGTACGAGCGCCTGAGCCCCGGTCTGGATGCCTGGGACGCAGGACAGCGAATGCGCGAAATGACCCCCTTGCTGCGGCAGCTTTGGGCGGGCGATTGCGCCCACGAGGGGACATTCTACCACTTTCCCTCCACAACGTCGGCGCCCAAGCCGGTGCAGCCCGATGGGCCGCCCATCTGGATCGCGGCGCGCGACATCAACAGCCACGCGTTCGGCGTCGAGAATGGATTCAACATCCAGGTCACTCCCCTGTGGAAGGGACTCGATGAGATTGAAAGCTTGATGGCAAAATTCAACGAGGCCTGCGCCAATCACGGTGGGGCGCGCCCGAAGATCATGCTGCTGCACCATACTTACGTCGGCTCGGACGCGGATGACATCCAAGTCGCCGCCAAGGAAATCTCGGAGTTTTACTGCTACTTCGGAGCGTGGTTTCAAAACAAGCGTCCGGTCCGACAGGGCTTGATCGAAACTTTGACCGAGGATGACATGGCCGCAAATACCATGATGTCGCCGCAGAACATGCTGCGCGACCTGACCATGGGCACCGCACAAGAGGTGATTGACCAGATCAGACAGTATGAGGATCTGGGCTATGACGAATTTGCCTTCTGGATCGACAGCGGGATGAGTTTCGAGCGCAAGCGCGCCTCGCTGGCGCGTTTTATCGACGATGTCATGCCAGCATTTGCGTGAGGGTGATGATGACACAGCTTCCACATTTTCAGATGTATATCGACGGTGCGTGGACCGAAGGGTCTGCCGCCCAGAGGATGACGTCGCAGAACCCTGCGACAGGCGCAGATTGGGCTACATTCGCCTGCGCCTCACCGGCGGATGTGGACCGCGCCATCGTGGCCGCGCGCCGGGCGCTGACCGATGCTGCGTGGCGCGATATGACCCAAACGCAGCGGGGCAAGCTAATCTATCGCTTGGCGGAGCTCATCGAGGAAAACGCCGCGGAACTGGGCCGTCTCGAGACGACAGACAGCGGCAAGTTGCTGGCCGAAACCTCGACGCAGACCGCTTATGTCGGCGACTATTATCGCTATTACGCGGGTCTGGCCGACAAGATCGAAGGCGCCGTTCTTCCCATCGACAAACCCGAAATGCATGTCTTTACCCGGCGCGAGCCCATCGGCGTGGTTGCGGCCATCGTGCCGTGGAACGCCCAGATGTTCCTGGCCGCGACCAAGCTGGCCCCTGCCCTTGCCGCTGGCTGCACAGTGGTCTTGAAGGCCTCGGAAATTGCCCCTGCCCCGATGCTCGCCTTCGCGAAGCTGATCGAAGAGGCGGGTTTTCCGGCCGGGGTCGTCTCGATCGTGACGGGCGACGCGGAGAGCTGCGCGATACCGCTGACGCGGCATCCGGATGTGGACCGCATCGCCTTCACCGGCGGGCCCGAGACGGCACGGCACGTCGTTCGCAACTCGGCCGAGAATTTCGCCGTCACGTCGCTGGAGTTGGGAGGGAAATCCCCCATTCTTGTCTTCGAGGATGCGGATCTGGAAGGCGCCGCAAACGGGCTGATCGCCGGAAACTTCGGCGCCTCCGGGCAAAGCTGCGTCGCCGGCTCTCGCGGCTTGGTCCACCGCTCGATCATGGACGCGTTGATCGCAAAAATCGCCGAAAAAAGCGCGGGAATAATCGTCGGCGATCCGATGGACCACCAGTCTCACCTCGGTCCTGTCTGCACCGGGGCGCAGATCGACAAGATCGTCGCGACACTGGCGACCGCCAGATCTCAAGGCGCGACCATTCATTTCGGTGGCACGCCGCTCGCCCAGGCCGGCAATTACATGGCGCCGACCCTTGTCGAATGCCAAAGCACGGACACCGAAACGCTGAAGGTGGAGATGTTCGGGCCGGTCATGTCGCTGATCCCGTTCGACACCGAGCAGGACGCGATTGCCATGGCCAATGACACACCGTTCGGCCTTGGCTCGGGCGTGTTCACCGAAAACCTTGCGCGGGCGCACCGCGTATCGGCAAGGCTGAAAGCGGGAATTTGCTGGGTGAACACATATCGCGCGATCTCACCCATCGCGCCGTTCGGGGGCTATAACCAATCGGGCTACGGGCGCGAGGCGGGCATGGACGCGATCCATGACTACACGCGGACGAAAACAACCTGGATCAATACATCGGACAGCCCAATGGCAAATCCATTCGTGATGCGTTGACCGCGTTTGGGAGGGGACGGGCCGTCGCGCCTCGACCGAGAATTATCGAAGGATGTCACAGACAGTATGAATGCCCGTCATGGGATCGCCGACCAGCGACGCAATTTTCATGCCAAGGCTGAGAGTCTGGTCCCTGTTTAGGGACCGATGACAGCCCGAACGTCTTGAACGCCGGTCTCTAAGGCGAAATCCAAACTCGCACTCAATCACCCTCCGCGAGCCACAAGTCAGCTCGGTCCTTGGCTGCGGCATTGCCAATCGTGCTGCACCGTGATGCCAAAGACCGTTTCGCTATAGATGGATCACAGCATTCATCACTGTGTTCAAGGTCTGCAAATTGCGGCTCCGGTCAGAGCCAATACCGGCTTTTAGCGCATCGCAGCCATGCATATATCTCACTGCAGGACGCCGTATCGGATCAAAGGCATCATTCGCGCGCATTGATGCGCGGGGCGGTCCGCCCCCTCCAAACTCCCCCTCACGAATTCAGCCGACCCACCTCCTCGATATACCCGATCATCTCGTCGCAGGTCGAAATGTCGGCATATCTCCGTCCCAGATCGCGCAGGTTGTCCTTGTGCGGCTGCTCGTCATGATCGCCCACGCAATCCTCGGGCACGATGGTGCGGTAACCCCATTGGAAGCTGTCGATCGAGGAGGCGCGGATGCAGCCGCTGGTGATGCAGCCGGTGACGATCACCGTGTCGACGCTGTGCTTGGTAAAGAACGGCACGACCGGTGTCTGGAAAAAGATCGAGGGGCCGGTCTTGCAGATCTTGACGTCGTAATCCGGCTCATAGATGCGCGGGTCGAGCTCGGTGCTGGGATGGCCGTGGATGAACTCGCGGCGGACCACGTCGATCTTCCAGTGCGGCATGTCCTCCTCGTCCTTGTAGGCCGTATAGCAATTGGCGACGGGGATGTTGTGTGCGCGCGCGACCTTCAACAGGCGCGCGGTATTCTCGAGGCCCCGCATCACCATGGGCGCGCCGCCGAGGGCATATTGTTCCTCGGTGAAGGCCTTCTGGTAGTCGATCACGACGATGCCGGGGCGCCGCCCGCGCCCGACCGAAATCGTGCCATAGCTGCGGGTCTCGTAGTCGGCGTTGGTATAGTCGGTCATGGAAATTCCTCCATATATCAGTTGAAGGCCAGTGACGGCAGCCAGAGCGACATGGCCGGGATCATAATGATCAGGAACAGCGTCACGATATCCATCGCGATGAACCACGCGACGCCCTTGAACACCTCGGGCAAGGTCACGAGGTTCCCCAGCGCGCCCTTGATCACATAGACGTTGAGACCAATGGGCGGCGTGACGAGGCCGACCTCCAGCAGCTTGATCACGATGATGCCGAACCACACGAGGTCCAGCCCCGCGCCCTGCACCAGCGGCAGGACCAGCGGCAGGGTCAGAAGCAAAAGGCCGATGGAGTCGATCAGCATCCCGAGGATGATGTAGAGCAGCGCGACCGCGAAGAGGATCCACCAGACGTTGTCGCTGACGCTGAGGATCACGTCCGCAAACGCCTGCGGCAGGCCACTGAGCGCGAGGAAGCGGGTGAAGAAGACCGAGCCGATGAGGATGATGAAGATGCCCGTCGTGCTGATGGCCGTCTGGATCAGAGCGTCGCGCAGGGCCGTCCAGCTGAACGCACCGCGCAGGATGGCGATCAGCAGAGCGACGGCCGCGCCGATCGCGCCCGCCTCGGTGGGTGAAAAGACACCCGCAAAGATACCGCCCAGCACCGAGAAAATGAGAAGCGGCAGGGGCCAGATATCCTTGACCGCCGCGATCTTTTCCTCGCGGCTGATATCGTCCTGGACCGTGCCGGCCAGTGACGGCTTGAGCTTTACTCGCGTCACGATCATCGCCATGTAGATCAGCGCCGAGACGACACCGGGCATGAAGCCCGCAAGGAAAAGCTGGCCCACCGACACCTGCGCATAGACACCGAAGAGGATCAGCAGCACCGAGGGCGGGATAAGCGAGCCGAGCGTGCCCGAGGCCGCGATCGTGCCCGTCGCCAGCCCCTTGTCATATTTCGCCTTCAGCATTTCGGGGACCGCGATGCGCGACATGGCCGCCGCCGTCGCCACGCTGGATCCCGATGCGGCGGCGAAGAACGCGCAGGCGCCGACACTGGCCACGGCCAGCCCACCGGGCAAGCGTGCGAGCACGATCTTGAGCGAGATGAAGAGGCTCTTGGTCATGTCGGTCGTCGTGCAGATATAGCCCATCAGCAGGAACATGGGCGCTGCCGTCAACTCCCACTGGCCGACGAAATCGAAAGGGGTGGCGCTGATCATGCCCCAGGCGACATTCATCGAGATCATCGCCCCGATGCCGAAGATCGACACAAGGCCCAGCGTCAGGCCGATAGGCACCCGTAGCGCGATCATCGCCAGCGCCGTCAGCGTGCCGATGATGCCGATATCGAGATTGCTCATTGGGCGTCCTTCACAAGGCTTGGCGGCGCTGGATCGCGCGCAGGAGGTTCGACAGGATGGCCAGGCACATGCCCCCAAATCCGATGGGCAGCGCCCAGCGGCTGGGCCAGATGTAGAAAAGGAAGTTCGACATGATCGTCTCGGCCCGCTGGGTCGAGCGGATGGCGTCGATCCCGCTTTGCCAGGCCAGCATGCCAAAGAAAACGAGACCCGCGACGCAGGCGAGGATGTAGAGTGCCAGTTGCGCCC
This portion of the Roseovarius nanhaiticus genome encodes:
- a CDS encoding aldehyde dehydrogenase — protein: MTQLPHFQMYIDGAWTEGSAAQRMTSQNPATGADWATFACASPADVDRAIVAARRALTDAAWRDMTQTQRGKLIYRLAELIEENAAELGRLETTDSGKLLAETSTQTAYVGDYYRYYAGLADKIEGAVLPIDKPEMHVFTRREPIGVVAAIVPWNAQMFLAATKLAPALAAGCTVVLKASEIAPAPMLAFAKLIEEAGFPAGVVSIVTGDAESCAIPLTRHPDVDRIAFTGGPETARHVVRNSAENFAVTSLELGGKSPILVFEDADLEGAANGLIAGNFGASGQSCVAGSRGLVHRSIMDALIAKIAEKSAGIIVGDPMDHQSHLGPVCTGAQIDKIVATLATARSQGATIHFGGTPLAQAGNYMAPTLVECQSTDTETLKVEMFGPVMSLIPFDTEQDAIAMANDTPFGLGSGVFTENLARAHRVSARLKAGICWVNTYRAISPIAPFGGYNQSGYGREAGMDAIHDYTRTKTTWINTSDSPMANPFVMR
- a CDS encoding isochorismatase family protein, translating into MTDYTNADYETRSYGTISVGRGRRPGIVVIDYQKAFTEEQYALGGAPMVMRGLENTARLLKVARAHNIPVANCYTAYKDEEDMPHWKIDVVRREFIHGHPSTELDPRIYEPDYDVKICKTGPSIFFQTPVVPFFTKHSVDTVIVTGCITSGCIRASSIDSFQWGYRTIVPEDCVGDHDEQPHKDNLRDLGRRYADISTCDEMIGYIEEVGRLNS
- a CDS encoding LLM class flavin-dependent oxidoreductase; its protein translation is MDFSLFAHMERTSADQDQRALRGDLIALAKMADEGGMRAIWTGEHHGMDFTISPNPFMSLVDLSYHTKNLRLGTGTVIAPFWHPIALAGEAAAADLITDGRIELGVARGAYSYEYERLSPGLDAWDAGQRMREMTPLLRQLWAGDCAHEGTFYHFPSTTSAPKPVQPDGPPIWIAARDINSHAFGVENGFNIQVTPLWKGLDEIESLMAKFNEACANHGGARPKIMLLHHTYVGSDADDIQVAAKEISEFYCYFGAWFQNKRPVRQGLIETLTEDDMAANTMMSPQNMLRDLTMGTAQEVIDQIRQYEDLGYDEFAFWIDSGMSFERKRASLARFIDDVMPAFA
- a CDS encoding TRAP transporter large permease, encoding MSNLDIGIIGTLTALAMIALRVPIGLTLGLVSIFGIGAMISMNVAWGMISATPFDFVGQWELTAAPMFLLMGYICTTTDMTKSLFISLKIVLARLPGGLAVASVGACAFFAAASGSSVATAAAMSRIAVPEMLKAKYDKGLATGTIAASGTLGSLIPPSVLLILFGVYAQVSVGQLFLAGFMPGVVSALIYMAMIVTRVKLKPSLAGTVQDDISREEKIAAVKDIWPLPLLIFSVLGGIFAGVFSPTEAGAIGAAVALLIAILRGAFSWTALRDALIQTAISTTGIFIILIGSVFFTRFLALSGLPQAFADVILSVSDNVWWILFAVALLYIILGMLIDSIGLLLLTLPLVLPLVQGAGLDLVWFGIIVIKLLEVGLVTPPIGLNVYVIKGALGNLVTLPEVFKGVAWFIAMDIVTLFLIIMIPAMSLWLPSLAFN
- a CDS encoding flavin reductase family protein → MTQIDPRALRSALGSFMTGVTVVTALRNDGVAVGFTANSFSSVSLDPPLVLVCPGKFLSSFDTFANARHFAINILAEGQEDVSNIFAKSTADRFAQVPHRFDANGVPLIEGAAAQFSCTTEQVVPAGDHCILIGRVDTFVHARDAGLGYVNGRYFSLGLERAAFDETSGPAVCGAIIESGRDVLMVQTKNGLRPPHCAHMERGRLINDLRDTLITAGIEADLGQAYSVFESNAPRVQYSYFLATGHLTAQAPGIVAVPIADLTKQTFASAPIARMMTRFALEHQTRNFSLYVGSSEEGATHQYQTGR